In Molothrus ater isolate BHLD 08-10-18 breed brown headed cowbird chromosome 7, BPBGC_Mater_1.1, whole genome shotgun sequence, one genomic interval encodes:
- the NXPH2 gene encoding neurexophilin-2 → MVPLQPLPLVVVQGVLQLVFCDTSRVVQAAEVLDWEDKDAAETLVDNVVHSRIINPLRLFVKPSPVLKHGQVSYSDSIENFWDWLSNITEVQESLARTKRRPIVKTGKFKKMFGWGDFHSNIKTVKLNLLITGKIVDHGNGTFSVYFRHNSTGLGNVSVSLVPPSKVVEFEPSPQSTLETKESKSFNCRIEYEKTDRAKKTALCNFDPSKICYQEQTQSHVSWLCSKPFKVICIYIAFYSVDYKLVQKVCPDYNYHSETPYLSSG, encoded by the coding sequence GTGTTCTGTGACACCAGCCGGGTGGTGCAAGCCGCGGAGGTGCTGGACTGGGAGGACAAGGATGCTGCAGAGACACTGGTTGACAACGTGGTCCACTCCAGGATCATCAACCCCCTACGCCTCTTTGTCAAACCATCCCCAGTGCTGAAACACGGCCAGGTGTCCTACTCGGACAGCATAGAAAACTTTTGGGATTGGTTGTCCAACATCACGGAGGTTCAGGAATCTCTGGCACGAACTAAACGCAGACCTATAGTGAAAACTGGGAAATTCAAGAAAATGTTTGGATGGGGTGACTTCCACTCCAACATCAAAACTGTAAAGCTGAACCTCCTGATCACGGGGAAAATCGTCGATCACGGCAACGGAACCTTCAGCGTTTATTTCCGACACAACTCCACGGGCCTGGGGAATGTTTCTGTCAGCCTGGTGCCGCCCTCCAAAGTGGTGGAGTTTGAGCCATCTCCACAGTCCACGCTGGAGACCAAGGAGTCCAAGTCCTTCAACTGCCGCATCGAGTACGAGAAAACAGACCGCGCCAAAAAAACTGCCTTGTGCAACTTTGACCCTTCCAAGATCTGCTACCAAGAGCAGACCCAAAGCCATGTCTCCTGGTTGTGTTCCAAACCCTTCAAAGTCATCTGCATTTACATCGCGTTCTACAGCGTAGATTACAAACTGGTGCAGAAGGTCTGTCCCGACTACAACTACCACAGCGAGACGCCCTACCTGTCCTCCGGCTGA